CTTCGGCGCGCGTGCCCTCTTCCTCGGACTCACGGACTCACGCGTTCGGCTACTCCGCAGCGACTTCTTCGATGACGCCGCCGGCCACGACCCGGTCCCCGTCGTACAAGACGAGCGACTGGCCTGGGGTCATCGCGCGCTGCGCGGCGGCGAAGGTTACCGTGGCGGACCCGGGCCCCGCGGGCGTCAGAACCGCCGGGGAGGGCGTGTGAAGGTATCGAATCTTCCCCAGGAGGTCGACCGGGCCCTGCGGGGTAAACCCGGCGGTGTAATTCACCCGCGAAAGCCTCGCGCGACGCTTGAGCAGCGCCTCCTCGCGGTCGACGGTCACCGCGCCGGTGGAGGCGTCGATCGCGCTCACGTAGACCCGCTCCCCCGCGGAGACGTGGAGGCCGCGGCGTTGCCCGATCGTGAAGGAGTGCACCCCCTCATGGGTCCCGAGCGCGCGCCCCGAGCGGTCGCGGAGCACCCCGCGCTTCGCGGCGCTCAGGCGCTCCGGGAAGCGTTGCTTGAGAAACTCGAGGTACGTCTTCCCCTCGACGAAACAGATGTCCTGGCTCTCACGCTTATCCGCGACGGGAAGGCTAAGCGCCCGCGCCTTCTCGCGCACAAGGTCCTTGGTCAGATGCCCGAGCGGAAAGAGCGAACGGCGAAGCGTGGCCTGGGTGAGCCCCCACAGGACGTAGGACTGATCCTTCGCCGGATCGGTCGCCCGGAGGAGCGTCGCCCTGCCGTCGCCGTCGAAGCCGCGGCGGGCATAATGCCCGGTCGCGACATAGTCGCATCCGAAGCTCTCCGCCCGGCGCATCAGCTCGCCGAACTTGAGCCAGTTGTTGCACTGGACGCAAGGATTCGGCGTGCGGCCGGAAAGATACTCCCCCACGAAATCTTCGATCACGTGCTCGCGGAAATCCCTTTCGAGGTTCAGCACATAGTGGGCGAATCCCATGCGCCGCGCCACCGCCCGGGCATCGTCGATCGCCTCGAGCGTGCAGCATCCGCGGCTCGGGCTCGGGCCCTCCGCATAGCACCAGAGCTTCATCGTGACGCCGATCACCGTGTGCCCCCGCTCGGCGAGCACGGCCGCGGCGACCGAGGAATCGACGCCGCCGCTCATGGCGACCAGGATGGTCGATGGGTTCCCAGGGATGAAATTCGTCACGGCTTTTTCTACGAGGCTGCGGTGGGAGACGCGGCACGAAGCTTGGAAACGACTGCGGGGAGAACCTCCAGCACCCGATCGACCTCCTGCTCGGTGGTACATCGGCCCAGGCTGAACCGCACCGCGGACTGGGCGATCTCGCGCGGCACGCCCATCGCGAGGAGGACGTGGGACGGATGCGAGGAACCCGCCTTGCACGCGGCGCCGCTCGACACCGCGATTCCCTTCATGTCGAGCGATAGAATCAAATGCTCCCCCTCGGCTCCCACGAATGAAAGATGCGATGTGTTCGGCACGCGCGGCGCTCCGTCCCCGTGGCGGATCACGTTGGGCACCCGCTCCATGATCTGGGCCTCGAGCCGGTCCCTCAGCCGGGCGACCCTCGGAGCCGTGTCCCGAAGCTCCTGGAGCGCCAGCTCGCACGCCTTGCCGAGCCCGACGATCGCGGGCACGTTTTCCGTGCCGGGGCGCCTCCCCTTCTCGTGCTCGCCGCCGAATTGGAGCGGCACCGGCTTGAAGCCCCGCTTGACGTAAAGCGCGCCCACGCCCTTCGGCGCATAGAACTTGTGCCCGGCAATGGTCGCCAGGGTCGCTTGCCACGTCTGAACGTCGATCGGCATCTTCCCCGCGACCTGGACGGCGTCCACATGGTATGCGACGCCCCGCCCCGCGCAGATCGCTCCGATTTCCGCGACCGGCTGCACGACGCCGGTCTCGTTGTTTGCGGCCATGACCGAAACGAGCGCCGTGTCGGTCCGGATCGCCGCCGCGATCGACTCGGGCGCGACGACTCCGCGCGCGTCGGGCGGGACGCGGGTGACCGTGAATCCCTCGCGCTCCAGCGCGTCGGCCGCGTGCCGGACCGCGTCGTGCTCGACCGCGCTCACGATCACGTGGCGCCCCTTCAGGGGAAGGGCCCGCGCGCCGCCCATCACCCCGATGTTGTCGGATTCGGTTCCGCCGCTCGTGAAGACGATCTCCGCGGGCGTTGCGTTCAGGAGCGCCGCGACCTGGGCCCGGGCGTCCTCGATCGCCCCCTTCGACTCCTGGCCGAAGGCGTGGACGCTCGACGCGTTCCCGAAATGCTCGCCGAAATACGGAAGCATCGCCTCGAGGACCTCGGGGCGAACAGGGGTGCTGGCGTTATGGTCGAGGTAGATGCGGGACATGGGTCGGAACCCTCCAGGGATCACGCTCAGGCTAACAAAGCAAAGGGGCCGAGCGCAACGGCGCTCGGCCCCGGAGCAGCGTTACGCCCGTACTACTTGCCGCCTTGCGGTTCGTTCCCGCCCTCGCTCTGGGGGGGAGTCTGCGTTTCCGGATTGGCCTTGTCGCCGGCCTCACCCGTCGCCGGCTTGGCGGTCTCGTCCGAGGGCGTCGTCGCGGCCGGGTTGGTATCCCCCGCCTTCATGTCCATGCCCACGCCCGCGCCCACGCCCGCCTTTACGCCGGCCCGCCGGGTCGCCGCCGGCTTCGATGCTTCGGTCTTCTTCGCGGCCGCCACGCTCGCGTTGTACGCGGCCCTCGGCGTGATTTTCACCGATTTGATCGTGGTCCACTCGAGTGGCTTGCTGTTCTCGTTCGGCATTCCCGGATTCGGCCCGGTCGAGGAGTTGGCGATCTTGTCCAGCACGTCCATGCCGGCGATCAGATGCCCGAACGCCGTGTACTTCCCGTCCAGACCGGAATTGGCGCCGTGCATGATGAAGAACTGCGAGCCGGCCGAATTCGGCGTGCCCGTGTTCGCCATCGAGAGCACACCCTTCACGTGCTTGTGCGCGTTGAATTCGTCGTTGATCGTGTATCCGGGACCGCCGGTCCCGAGGTTCGGCGCGTTCGGATTCTTGGAATTGGGATCCCCGCCCTGGATCATGAAGCCCTTGATGATGCGGTGGAACCCCGTCCCGTCGTAATAGCCTTGGCGCGCGAGCTTCTTGAAGTTCGCCACCGTCTGCGGGGCATCCTTTTCCCAGAACTCGACGACCATCCTCCCTTTCGACGTATCGAGCACCGCCACCTCGTCGGAGGCCGCCTTCGCCGCCGGTCTGGCCGCCTTGGCCGCCGGGGCCTTGGTCACGGGATCCGCGGCCCACGCAGCGCCGGCCACCAGCACTCCAAAAGCCGCGGTCAGACATACGCTCTTCATGCTCCTTGAAACCATCGGGACCTCCTCCTGGTAATGGGTTGCCGCCATGGGCGGCGTTCTACTTCGATTGAAGCAGTCGCACGATGCGACGCTGCCGCTCCAGCTCCCGCTTGGCGGCATCGGCATACGCCGGATCGTCGAGGGCCGCCTCGAACACCGGGATCGCGTCCGCGTGCCGGCCCAGCTTGTCGAGCGCCTGGGCCCAACAGAAGTGCAGGCAGCCGCTCGTGCTATCCGCCTGGAGCCCTTCGTGGGCGATCTTGATCGCGCTCTCGTAGCGGTTCGCATCATAGTAGGCGTACGCCATGTTGCAATAGACCCCCTTGTAGTTTTCCCTATCCAGCTGGACCACCTCACGGAACTGCTCGACCGCGCGATCCGGCTTGTTCGACTTCGCGTACGCCTGCGCGAGATAGTAGCGATCCACCGTTCCGAGCGAGTCCCGAATCGCCTCGTAGTGACTGATCGCAAGCGGATAGCGCTCGAGCTTGAAATTCACCCACGCCAGCTGCTTCTTGGCCTCCAAATCGAGCGGCGCCAGTTGTAAGAGTTTCGTATAGGCGGCCGCCGCTTCGGCATAGAGCCCTGCACGGATGGCGCAGTTCGCGAGCCCGCGGATCACCCCTGGGTCCCGCGGGTTCAGCTCGGCCGCCTTGTAGTAGGCGGACATGGCCGCAGGGCTCTTGCCCTGCCGGGAATAGACTTCCCCGATCTCCTGCTCGACCCGCGACAGCTTGCCGGGATCGTCGCGGGCGATCCGGATGGATCGAGAGCAGATTTCCTCGGCCTCCGAGTACTCCCCGATCTCTGTCAGCGCCCGGGCGAGCGAGAGCCGCACGTCGAGATCTCCCGGCGAGAGCGCCACCGCCTGCCGGTACGTGGCCGCGGCCCGCTCCAAGTCGCCGGTAGCAGCATACGCATCGCCGAGCGCCTCGAAGGCCGAGACGATCTGGCTGGAGACACGTGTGGCGCGCTCGAGAAGCGGCAGAGCCTCCGAGTAGCGCCCGCGCTGGACGTTGACCCGGCCGAGACCCGAGACAGCTTCCAGGGAACCCGGATCCGCCTCCAGGGCTAATCGAAACGCGTGCTCCGCCTCGTCGTACTGGCCGCGCCTCAGAAACTCGTTCCCCGCCTCGTTTTGGCGCCGCGCCTCCTGATGGCGCGAGTTCGCTCTCTGGGGCGCGGCCTGGACGGGACCCGAATCCGCGGTGGCCCGAGGACGCTCGTGCGCGGCGCAGCCCACGAAGGCAAGAAGGAACACAGGGGCGGCGAGAACTCGGGTGATGCGTGCGGAGCGCGTCAGCATGAGTCCGTGCCTCCTAGGGACATGGCGGAAGCGGGAGCGGGGCTCTGGCTAATGCCCGTCCGAGGCTGCGCCCCCGGGCGCGGAACCGGTACTCTGCGCTTTGAGGTAGTCCTCGAGAACTTGAATGCTGCTCTTTGCGTTCTCGGCGACCTCCGAGGTGGAATCGATTTCCACGACCCGCTTCCAATAGACGAGCGCCTGCTTGTAGATCTGCGCGTCGGCGAAGGCGACCCCGAGATTGTAATTGGCTTCCTGGCTCCGGGGGTTGTATTTCAGCGCTTTTCGGTAAAGCGCGGTCGCCTCAGGAATCTTCTGGACCGAATACAGCGCGTTCCCCAAGTTCGTGAGCGCACGGACGTTCGTCGAGTCGATCTCGAGCGCCTTCTTGAAAGCGGCGATCGCGTCGTCCGGCTTCCCCAGCTCCCCCTGGATCAGCGCGTAGCTGATCCAGGCGTCGGCGAGCGGGGGCTTGAGCTCGGTGGCCCTTCGGAACTCGCCGAGCGCATCGTCTCGGCGACCCTTCGTAAGATAATAGTTCCCAAGGTTGAAATGAGCCGACGGGTCTCCCGGATTGAGCCTGAGCGCCTTTTGGAACTCACGCTCCGCTTCGACCGGGCGTTTCAAGTCCATGTACGCCGCCCCGAGGCTCGCGTGGGCCGTTGAGCTCTTGGGATCGAGCGCGACCATCTTCTTGAACGCCTCCACCGCTTCCTCGTAACGGCCGGTGCGGCGGTAGGCACCCCCGAGCGCCAAGTAGGCATTTGGATCTTTCGGCGATTTCTTCGTGAGCTGAAGGGCTTCTTCGACGGACACCGCCCCGGGTGGCGCGGCTCCGGCGGGCCCGGCGGGCCCGGCTTTCGCGCCTGGATTCGCGCTTTGTTTGGGGCCCGCCTGCGCCCACGCGGTCGCTGTCAGCAGGAACGCGGCGATGAGGCCGCACCAGGCAACTCTCGCCCTTGACACGTGGAATTTGTGGTTCATGGGTTTTGTAGGTACGAGGGCATCAACGTCGCAACGCTATCGGCTCTATACCCCAAAGTCAACTCGGTTCTCCCTCCGATTTCCCGAAAAGCCAATACGGACGCGCATCCGAGGGATGCGCCGGTCGGATCGGGCCAGCCGGACGTCACCCCGGCTGCGGAGGTGCCGACCCGCGCGCGCACGCGGCCGCGCGACCGAGGAGAAGGTTGCGCTCGCGCGTGTTTCGGGTGATCGATGCGGCGCGCTCGAACTCCACGCGCGCCTCCTTGAAGCGGCCGAGCTTGGCGAGAAGGTCGCCGCGCACGCTCGGCAAGAGGTGATAGCCTTGGAGCGAGGGCTCCGAGGTCAACGCATCGACGATCTCGAGGCCGGCAGCCGGACCGAACGCCATCGCGAGCGCGACCGCGCGATTCAGC
Above is a genomic segment from Candidatus Eisenbacteria bacterium containing:
- the mnmA gene encoding tRNA 2-thiouridine(34) synthase MnmA; its protein translation is MYHRAGGRSGAGGSPRSRFQASCRVSHRSLVEKAVTNFIPGNPSTILVAMSGGVDSSVAAAVLAERGHTVIGVTMKLWCYAEGPSPSRGCCTLEAIDDARAVARRMGFAHYVLNLERDFREHVIEDFVGEYLSGRTPNPCVQCNNWLKFGELMRRAESFGCDYVATGHYARRGFDGDGRATLLRATDPAKDQSYVLWGLTQATLRRSLFPLGHLTKDLVREKARALSLPVADKRESQDICFVEGKTYLEFLKQRFPERLSAAKRGVLRDRSGRALGTHEGVHSFTIGQRRGLHVSAGERVYVSAIDASTGAVTVDREEALLKRRARLSRVNYTAGFTPQGPVDLLGKIRYLHTPSPAVLTPAGPGSATVTFAAAQRAMTPGQSLVLYDGDRVVAGGVIEEVAAE
- a CDS encoding tetratricopeptide repeat protein encodes the protein MNHKFHVSRARVAWCGLIAAFLLTATAWAQAGPKQSANPGAKAGPAGPAGAAPPGAVSVEEALQLTKKSPKDPNAYLALGGAYRRTGRYEEAVEAFKKMVALDPKSSTAHASLGAAYMDLKRPVEAEREFQKALRLNPGDPSAHFNLGNYYLTKGRRDDALGEFRRATELKPPLADAWISYALIQGELGKPDDAIAAFKKALEIDSTNVRALTNLGNALYSVQKIPEATALYRKALKYNPRSQEANYNLGVAFADAQIYKQALVYWKRVVEIDSTSEVAENAKSSIQVLEDYLKAQSTGSAPGGAASDGH
- a CDS encoding tetratricopeptide repeat protein; the protein is MLTRSARITRVLAAPVFLLAFVGCAAHERPRATADSGPVQAAPQRANSRHQEARRQNEAGNEFLRRGQYDEAEHAFRLALEADPGSLEAVSGLGRVNVQRGRYSEALPLLERATRVSSQIVSAFEALGDAYAATGDLERAAATYRQAVALSPGDLDVRLSLARALTEIGEYSEAEEICSRSIRIARDDPGKLSRVEQEIGEVYSRQGKSPAAMSAYYKAAELNPRDPGVIRGLANCAIRAGLYAEAAAAYTKLLQLAPLDLEAKKQLAWVNFKLERYPLAISHYEAIRDSLGTVDRYYLAQAYAKSNKPDRAVEQFREVVQLDRENYKGVYCNMAYAYYDANRYESAIKIAHEGLQADSTSGCLHFCWAQALDKLGRHADAIPVFEAALDDPAYADAAKRELERQRRIVRLLQSK
- a CDS encoding cysteine desulfurase, which encodes MSRIYLDHNASTPVRPEVLEAMLPYFGEHFGNASSVHAFGQESKGAIEDARAQVAALLNATPAEIVFTSGGTESDNIGVMGGARALPLKGRHVIVSAVEHDAVRHAADALEREGFTVTRVPPDARGVVAPESIAAAIRTDTALVSVMAANNETGVVQPVAEIGAICAGRGVAYHVDAVQVAGKMPIDVQTWQATLATIAGHKFYAPKGVGALYVKRGFKPVPLQFGGEHEKGRRPGTENVPAIVGLGKACELALQELRDTAPRVARLRDRLEAQIMERVPNVIRHGDGAPRVPNTSHLSFVGAEGEHLILSLDMKGIAVSSGAACKAGSSHPSHVLLAMGVPREIAQSAVRFSLGRCTTEQEVDRVLEVLPAVVSKLRAASPTAAS
- a CDS encoding peptidylprolyl isomerase, whose amino-acid sequence is MKSVCLTAAFGVLVAGAAWAADPVTKAPAAKAARPAAKAASDEVAVLDTSKGRMVVEFWEKDAPQTVANFKKLARQGYYDGTGFHRIIKGFMIQGGDPNSKNPNAPNLGTGGPGYTINDEFNAHKHVKGVLSMANTGTPNSAGSQFFIMHGANSGLDGKYTAFGHLIAGMDVLDKIANSSTGPNPGMPNENSKPLEWTTIKSVKITPRAAYNASVAAAKKTEASKPAATRRAGVKAGVGAGVGMDMKAGDTNPAATTPSDETAKPATGEAGDKANPETQTPPQSEGGNEPQGGK